In one window of Paracoccus saliphilus DNA:
- a CDS encoding helix-turn-helix transcriptional regulator, which produces MIARAEINALLKKLDVIAPTGYFLSLHIRFAAPLMRFQTYPETWAEFYFQNGFALRDPTIAWGLSTTGACRWSALPVPDPFGIMREAAGHGLPYGATLSHGLITSRSIASVANGKREFTDEEIVAVSAILRQLHELAEPPAGLTKAQKDALRRIAEGERHAEAAAKLGITESAFKARLISTRKRLMARTTAEALQRAQEYRLL; this is translated from the coding sequence ATGATTGCACGTGCAGAGATAAATGCCTTACTGAAAAAGTTGGACGTAATCGCACCGACGGGATATTTCCTGTCTTTGCATATCCGCTTCGCGGCACCGTTGATGCGGTTCCAGACTTATCCGGAGACTTGGGCGGAGTTCTATTTTCAGAACGGGTTTGCCCTGCGGGATCCCACCATTGCCTGGGGATTATCGACCACCGGGGCGTGCAGATGGTCCGCGCTGCCCGTTCCGGATCCGTTCGGCATCATGCGGGAGGCTGCCGGTCACGGGCTGCCCTATGGCGCGACATTGTCGCATGGCCTGATCACCTCGCGCAGTATCGCAAGTGTTGCCAATGGCAAACGTGAATTCACCGACGAAGAAATCGTTGCGGTTTCGGCCATCCTTCGGCAGTTGCACGAATTGGCCGAACCACCGGCCGGGCTGACCAAGGCGCAGAAAGACGCCCTGCGCCGCATCGCGGAAGGCGAGCGGCATGCCGAGGCGGCCGCCAAGCTTGGCATCACGGAAAGCGCCTTCAAGGCCCGGCTGATATCGACCCGGAAGCGGCTTATGGCCCGCACCACCGCCGAGGCGTTGCAAAGGGCGCAGGAATACCGCTTGCTGTAA
- the rplQ gene encoding 50S ribosomal protein L17 yields the protein MRHARGYRRLNRTHEHRKSLFANMAGSLIEHEQIKTTLPKAKELRPIVEKLITLAKRGDLHARRQAASQLKQDAYVAKLFDVLGERYKDRQGGYVRVLKAGFRYGDMAPMAIIELVDRDPSAKGAADHARVEASEGDDG from the coding sequence ATGCGTCACGCTCGCGGCTATCGCCGTCTCAACCGTACCCACGAACACCGCAAGTCGCTGTTCGCCAACATGGCTGGCTCGTTGATCGAGCATGAGCAGATCAAGACGACCCTGCCCAAGGCCAAGGAACTGCGCCCCATCGTCGAGAAGCTGATCACGCTGGCCAAGCGCGGCGATCTGCATGCCCGCCGCCAGGCCGCCTCGCAGCTCAAGCAGGACGCCTATGTCGCAAAGCTGTTCGATGTCCTGGGCGAGCGTTACAAGGATCGGCAGGGTGGCTATGTCCGCGTGCTGAAGGCCGGTTTCCGCTATGGTGATATGGCGCCGATGGCAATCATCGAACTGGTCGACCGCGATCCGAGCGCCAAGGGCGCAGCCGATCATGCACGTGTCGAAGCCTCCGAGGGCGATGACGGCTGA
- a CDS encoding DNA-directed RNA polymerase subunit alpha yields the protein MIHKNWAELIKPTQLVVKPGADATRTATLVAEPLERGFGLTLGNALRRVLLSSLQGAAITSVQIDNVLHEFSSVAGVREDVTDIVLNLKGVTLKMEVEGPKRLSLTAKGPGEVKASDIQETAGITVLNRDHVICHLDEGADLNLELTVQTGKGYVAADKNRPEDAPIGLIPIDAIFSPVKRVSYEVTPTREGQVLDYDKLTMKIETDGSLTPEDAVAYAARIVQDQLSVFVNFEEPESASRQDNDDGLEFDPRLLKKVDELELSVRSANCLKNDNIVYIGDLIQKTEAEMLRTPNFGRKSLNEIKEVLSGMGLHLGMDVVDWPPENIEDLAKRFDDQF from the coding sequence ATGATCCACAAGAATTGGGCCGAACTGATCAAGCCGACACAGCTGGTCGTCAAGCCGGGCGCCGACGCGACCCGGACGGCGACCCTGGTCGCAGAGCCGCTGGAGCGGGGCTTCGGCCTGACGCTCGGCAATGCGCTGCGCCGTGTGCTGCTGTCGTCGCTGCAAGGCGCTGCCATCACCTCGGTCCAGATCGACAACGTCCTGCATGAATTCAGCAGCGTTGCCGGCGTCCGCGAGGATGTGACGGATATCGTCCTGAACCTCAAGGGCGTGACCCTGAAAATGGAAGTCGAGGGCCCCAAGCGCCTTTCGCTGACGGCCAAGGGCCCGGGCGAGGTGAAGGCCAGCGATATCCAGGAAACGGCCGGGATCACGGTGCTGAACCGCGATCACGTGATCTGCCACCTGGACGAGGGCGCCGATCTGAACCTGGAGCTGACCGTGCAGACCGGCAAGGGCTATGTCGCCGCTGACAAGAACCGCCCCGAGGATGCGCCCATCGGCCTGATCCCGATTGACGCGATCTTCTCGCCGGTCAAGCGTGTCAGCTACGAGGTCACCCCGACCCGCGAGGGCCAGGTGCTGGATTACGACAAGCTGACCATGAAGATCGAGACGGACGGTTCGCTGACCCCGGAAGACGCCGTGGCCTATGCCGCCCGTATCGTTCAGGACCAGCTTTCGGTCTTCGTCAACTTCGAGGAGCCGGAATCGGCCAGCCGTCAGGATAACGACGATGGCCTGGAATTCGATCCGCGCCTGCTCAAGAAGGTGGACGAACTGGAACTGTCGGTCCGTTCGGCGAACTGCCTGAAGAACGACAATATCGTCTATATCGGCGACCTGATCCAGAAGACCGAGGCCGAGATGCTGCGGACCCCGAATTTCGGCCGCAAATCCCTGAACGAGATCAAGGAAGTGCTCTCGGGCATGGGCCTGCATCTGGGCATGGATGTCGTGGATTGGCCGCCGGAGAATATCGAGGATCTGGCCAAGCGCTTCGACGATCAGTTCTGA
- the rpsK gene encoding 30S ribosomal protein S11, giving the protein MARDKTRTKRKERKNIATGVAHVNSSFNNTKILISDVQGNAISWSSAGTMGFKGSRKSTPYAAQMAAEDAGRKAQEHGVRTLEVEVQGPGSGRESALRALAAVGFNITAIRDVTPIAHNGCRPPKRRRV; this is encoded by the coding sequence ATGGCACGCGATAAAACTCGGACTAAGCGCAAAGAGCGCAAGAACATCGCCACCGGTGTGGCGCATGTGAATTCGAGCTTCAACAATACCAAGATCCTGATCTCGGACGTGCAGGGCAACGCCATTTCCTGGTCGTCGGCTGGCACGATGGGCTTCAAGGGTTCGCGTAAATCGACCCCTTACGCCGCGCAGATGGCTGCCGAGGATGCTGGCCGCAAGGCGCAGGAACATGGCGTGAGAACGCTTGAGGTCGAAGTGCAGGGCCCCGGTTCGGGCCGTGAATCGGCGCTGCGTGCGCTGGCTGCGGTCGGCTTCAACATCACTGCCATCCGGGATGTGACCCCGATCGCGCATAACGGCTGCCGCCCGCCAAAGCGTCGTCGCGTCTAA
- the rpsM gene encoding 30S ribosomal protein S13, with translation MARIAGVNIPTGKRVPIALTYIHGIGPAYAHQICESTGIDAARRVNELSDAEVLQIREFIDQNLTVEGDLRREVQMNVKRLMDMGSYRGLRHRRGLPTRGQRTHTNARTRKGPAKPIAGKKK, from the coding sequence AACGTGTCCCCATCGCACTGACCTATATCCATGGCATCGGCCCTGCCTATGCCCATCAGATTTGCGAATCGACCGGCATCGATGCCGCACGTCGCGTGAACGAACTCTCGGATGCCGAAGTTCTTCAGATTCGTGAATTTATCGACCAGAACCTGACCGTCGAAGGCGATCTGCGCCGTGAAGTGCAGATGAACGTCAAGCGCCTGATGGATATGGGTTCCTATCGCGGCCTGCGCCACCGTCGCGGTCTTCCGACCCGCGGCCAGCGCACCCACACCAATGCCCGCACCCGCAAGGGCCCGGCGAAGCCCATTGCCGGCAAGAAGAAATAA